The Thermogemmata fonticola genome has a window encoding:
- a CDS encoding type II secretion system protein — protein sequence MSRRIPIRQAFTLVELLVVIAIISILMGLLMAAVQKVRDSSFRAENTDRISQINAAVALAKAKGGMDYVWSGTFRLRSSYSPNDPEVDLLKRMFPQMDLTNNGLPTSAQADLNPNQALLFLLTGGTPLNYMGFSNNPRQPFAPPSVPGETRKGPWLQVTPKMLQPGPNGHAQLVDPWNTPYIVFAATKGKPNNYATNMDGTPQVWPTGTVTVTPYQSGGKYLNESSFQLISAGRNQLFGPGGTDFPATTWEGYDDQANFSRSILRAGFN from the coding sequence ATGTCCAGGCGTATTCCGATCCGCCAGGCTTTTACGCTTGTCGAGTTGCTCGTAGTGATCGCGATCATCTCGATCCTGATGGGCCTGCTGATGGCAGCCGTCCAGAAGGTCCGCGATTCCAGCTTCCGTGCCGAAAATACCGACCGCATCTCCCAGATCAACGCGGCGGTCGCTCTGGCTAAAGCCAAAGGCGGCATGGATTACGTCTGGAGTGGCACTTTTCGGTTACGTTCCTCCTATAGCCCAAATGATCCCGAAGTAGACCTGCTCAAGCGCATGTTTCCGCAAATGGATTTGACCAACAACGGGCTGCCGACCAGCGCCCAAGCGGATTTGAATCCCAATCAAGCCCTGCTCTTCCTTCTTACGGGTGGGACTCCTCTCAACTACATGGGGTTCTCGAACAATCCCCGGCAGCCCTTCGCCCCCCCTTCCGTGCCAGGAGAGACACGGAAAGGACCGTGGCTGCAAGTCACTCCCAAAATGCTTCAACCCGGTCCTAACGGCCACGCTCAACTGGTAGATCCTTGGAACACGCCGTACATTGTGTTCGCGGCGACCAAAGGCAAGCCGAACAACTACGCGACCAACATGGATGGTACCCCTCAGGTCTGGCCCACAGGAACGGTGACAGTCACGCCTTACCAATCGGGCGGCAAGTATCTCAACGAGAGCAGCTTTCAATTGATCTCCGCGGGGCGGAACCAGCTTTTTGGCCCCGGCGGCACCGACTTCCCAGCCACGACATGGGAAGGTTACGACGACCAAGCCAATTTCAGCCGCTCGATACTACGTGCAGGCTTCAATTGA
- a CDS encoding N(4)-(beta-N-acetylglucosaminyl)-L-asparaginase encodes MPHPVVIATWPFGRRAVEKALPLLTRGEPALDAALAGAQAVEEDVTIRNSVGFGSLPDRLGRLTLDASVMDGRTLACGAVAAVEHVRHPAALARRVMEKTPHVLLVGEGAKWFALQEGFRLEQPYTLAALREWLERHPDLRPEDRPQPNQKPPEEKRSASDAGSPDPETCRDGASDIAAGELSHDTVTVLALDVKGHLGGVCTTSGLAYKLPGRVGDSPIIGAGLYVDDTAGAAGATGVGEEIIRIGGSLLIVEWMRAGKSPQEACEMACQRVHAAAARRGVHPARVAFLALDPKGNVGAACTAKTNFRYAVGREGKIELLQAKEIPPQP; translated from the coding sequence ATGCCTCATCCTGTGGTCATTGCGACCTGGCCCTTTGGCCGCCGGGCGGTGGAAAAGGCTTTGCCCCTTCTCACACGGGGTGAGCCAGCCTTGGACGCTGCTCTGGCGGGCGCTCAGGCCGTGGAAGAGGATGTTACCATCCGCAACTCGGTGGGTTTCGGCAGCCTACCCGACCGCCTAGGGCGCTTGACCCTGGATGCAAGCGTCATGGATGGCCGAACCTTGGCCTGTGGAGCGGTGGCGGCAGTAGAACATGTCCGGCACCCAGCCGCCTTGGCCCGGCGAGTCATGGAAAAAACCCCCCATGTCCTATTGGTCGGCGAGGGAGCCAAGTGGTTCGCCCTCCAGGAAGGGTTTCGCTTGGAGCAACCCTATACTCTCGCTGCTCTGCGCGAGTGGCTCGAACGGCACCCGGACCTGCGCCCGGAAGACAGGCCCCAGCCTAATCAAAAGCCTCCGGAGGAAAAGCGGAGTGCCTCAGATGCCGGCTCGCCGGATCCGGAGACGTGCCGGGATGGGGCTAGCGACATCGCAGCGGGAGAGTTGAGCCACGACACCGTGACCGTCTTGGCTTTGGATGTCAAAGGACACTTGGGGGGCGTCTGTACGACTAGCGGTCTGGCATACAAGCTGCCGGGGCGGGTCGGTGATTCGCCGATCATCGGAGCGGGGCTGTACGTGGATGACACGGCCGGAGCGGCCGGGGCCACGGGGGTGGGGGAAGAGATCATCCGCATTGGCGGCAGCCTGCTGATCGTGGAATGGATGCGTGCTGGCAAATCTCCCCAAGAAGCCTGCGAGATGGCGTGCCAGCGCGTACATGCCGCTGCTGCCCGCCGAGGGGTTCATCCCGCCCGTGTCGCCTTTCTGGCTCTTGATCCCAAGGGGAATGTCGGCGCGGCTTGTACCGCCAAAACCAATTTCCGTTACGCTGTGGGCCGGGAGGGCAAAATCGAGTTGCTCCAGGCCAAAGAAATTCCCCCGCAACCGTAG
- a CDS encoding PulJ/GspJ family protein, whose product MIRNRNRHRRGGYTLVEVMVALGLSVLTMWILAEAFRIGLEMIGQARAQAQLMTQLSAVGNILHRDLVVAHPFLPDDNRPNRGLRLSDQRLDRLTASGQGWTPPPGGFFRIISPDSTIVQTDSEGLNIYSATNHALHFTAILPDNDSDPYHVQVDYGPAGIQVVQSRAAEIAYFLADTGNVTGAGGLPLYNLMRRQRLVAVDDNSRAKLWAPSGGVVPVNYTSLIASDLVKGPWTLQEIRHPSRRLPLSPVTIPVSPSGSPYPLVLPVTDAVNYGTDILLSNVLSFEVRVNWDPNPDLALNSSLPPRGLAQGNTEFPYDNLGSANPSQPIPGLNLGRNSTLPATFDTWHDETGWTTGPNAAFSTSNSPGPLPLAIRVKGIQITIRVFDPKTRSVRQNTWRFAL is encoded by the coding sequence ATGATCCGCAACAGGAATCGGCATCGCCGGGGGGGCTATACCCTCGTGGAAGTGATGGTCGCCTTGGGCTTGTCCGTCTTGACCATGTGGATTCTGGCGGAGGCCTTCCGCATCGGCTTGGAGATGATCGGTCAAGCCCGCGCCCAGGCCCAACTGATGACCCAACTCAGCGCGGTGGGGAACATCCTCCATCGGGACTTGGTGGTGGCCCACCCGTTTCTTCCCGATGACAATCGCCCCAATCGGGGGTTGCGCCTGAGCGATCAGCGACTGGATCGCCTCACCGCCAGCGGTCAGGGGTGGACGCCTCCCCCCGGCGGTTTTTTCCGCATCATCAGCCCCGACTCGACGATCGTGCAAACCGACTCGGAAGGGTTGAATATCTACTCCGCTACGAACCACGCCTTGCATTTCACCGCCATCCTACCGGATAACGACAGCGATCCTTACCATGTTCAAGTGGATTATGGCCCCGCCGGCATTCAGGTTGTTCAAAGTCGGGCGGCCGAGATCGCCTACTTCCTCGCTGACACAGGAAATGTCACCGGAGCTGGCGGCTTGCCTCTCTACAACCTCATGCGCCGCCAACGCCTGGTGGCCGTCGATGATAACAGCCGCGCAAAACTCTGGGCGCCTTCAGGGGGTGTCGTCCCTGTGAATTACACCAGTTTGATTGCCAGCGACCTGGTCAAGGGACCGTGGACCCTTCAGGAAATTCGCCACCCGTCGCGGCGACTTCCTTTGAGTCCTGTTACCATACCCGTTTCCCCCAGTGGAAGTCCTTACCCGCTCGTCCTTCCTGTGACTGACGCTGTGAACTACGGCACGGACATTTTGTTATCCAATGTCCTCTCGTTCGAGGTTCGCGTGAACTGGGATCCCAATCCGGACCTCGCCCTTAATAGCTCGCTCCCACCTCGTGGATTGGCGCAGGGGAATACCGAGTTTCCCTACGACAACCTTGGCTCCGCTAATCCTAGTCAACCTATCCCTGGCCTCAACCTCGGTCGTAACTCCACTCTGCCGGCGACCTTCGATACTTGGCACGACGAGACCGGCTGGACCACCGGCCCGAATGCGGCCTTTAGCACTAGCAATTCTCCGGGGCCTCTGCCGCTAGCCATCCGGGTGAAAGGGATTCAAATCACCATCCGGGTGTTCGATCCGAAAACACGCTCGGTGCGGCAGAACACCTGGCGCTTCGCCCTGTGA
- a CDS encoding type II secretion system protein, with protein sequence MMASRRNAFSLVELLVVIAILAVLAGLTMSGVGYVRIRQQYRSSEQTVYKLQEALDQHVKALTEQVRKERLTRSSAFTQLLPYCVNDEDRAEALLLYCRLRHTFPVTFAEARSNLTIPAAGINWPPHTAYADLPPSISGLPEQEAAALLYKALSRLGTGGANFASDDVMNAAQADIAINNGTVRVFTDFWGTPIILGRFYSSPELNAPPYINPKPGSHDPFDPLGKLADPNWTNRADAQTRLGVVFDANNKVLTVISLGRDRIFGSNDDILGYRLRQLGARGGNPSAQ encoded by the coding sequence ATGATGGCTTCCCGCCGCAATGCCTTCAGTTTGGTGGAGCTGTTGGTGGTCATCGCGATCCTGGCCGTTCTGGCAGGACTGACCATGAGCGGCGTCGGATATGTGCGTATCCGCCAACAATACCGCTCCAGTGAACAGACAGTTTACAAACTTCAGGAAGCCTTGGACCAACATGTCAAAGCTCTCACCGAGCAGGTGCGCAAGGAAAGACTCACGCGCAGTTCAGCGTTCACCCAATTGCTCCCCTACTGCGTGAACGACGAGGATCGGGCGGAAGCCCTGCTCCTGTACTGTCGCCTGCGCCATACCTTCCCGGTCACGTTCGCCGAAGCACGAAGCAACCTGACCATCCCCGCAGCGGGAATTAATTGGCCCCCTCACACTGCCTATGCGGATTTGCCGCCCAGCATCAGCGGTCTCCCCGAACAGGAAGCTGCCGCCTTGCTCTACAAAGCCCTTTCCCGCCTCGGTACGGGGGGAGCCAATTTCGCCAGCGACGATGTGATGAACGCCGCTCAAGCCGACATTGCCATCAATAACGGAACGGTCCGGGTTTTTACGGACTTTTGGGGAACTCCCATTATTCTGGGGCGCTTCTATAGCTCGCCCGAACTGAATGCCCCGCCGTATATCAACCCCAAGCCCGGCTCACACGATCCCTTCGATCCCTTGGGCAAACTCGCCGACCCGAATTGGACCAACCGAGCGGATGCGCAAACCCGCTTAGGGGTCGTCTTTGATGCCAACAACAAAGTGTTGACCGTCATCTCCTTAGGACGCGATCGAATCTTCGGATCCAATGACGATATTTTGGGGTATCGCCTCCGGCAATTGGGAGCCAGAGGAGGTAACCCGTCCGCCCAGTAA
- a CDS encoding polysaccharide biosynthesis/export family protein has protein sequence MTPLSRHFLSLLLLVAAALTTGCAALTNPVADGIPVRRLPEEILGRPKSDYRPIPLTLLRINTPKEYRLDKGDVLAIVADEILTKADQPIPVQFTPSGDRPAVQGLPVPVQEDGTIQLPQLDPIVVKGMTLKEAREAILKQIVEEKKILQPGKGRVSVELLQPRRYRVLVVREDAQPIQPQFAAAGPIAAVIGGTKRGAAFSLLLEPGRNDLLQALTLTGGPPGLEAKNEIIIRRGTYDPDQPAKGFVRIPLRLPPDQPIPFTEEDIILNDGDTVYIEARDTEVYYVAGLAGATQVPLPRDYDLRVIEALAQVRAPLINGSFSQNAFVAQAVQAGIGNPNPSLVTVIRRLPNGQQIRIRVDLNEAYRDSRENILIQPGDLIVLQERPSEALVRYLTQTLRLSTTWELIRSPRFTQIGVSNNP, from the coding sequence ATGACGCCGCTCTCCCGCCATTTCCTGAGTCTGCTCCTGCTTGTAGCCGCTGCTCTGACGACCGGCTGCGCCGCTCTGACAAACCCTGTCGCTGATGGCATCCCCGTACGCCGGCTGCCAGAGGAGATTCTGGGACGGCCCAAAAGCGATTACCGCCCCATTCCCCTCACTCTGCTCCGTATCAATACCCCCAAAGAATACCGCCTGGACAAAGGGGACGTTCTCGCTATTGTCGCCGATGAAATCCTAACCAAAGCAGACCAACCGATTCCGGTTCAATTCACCCCTAGCGGCGATAGACCCGCCGTCCAAGGCCTGCCCGTTCCGGTTCAGGAGGATGGCACCATCCAACTCCCCCAATTGGACCCGATTGTGGTCAAGGGGATGACTCTCAAGGAAGCCCGTGAGGCCATCCTCAAACAGATTGTCGAGGAGAAGAAAATTCTCCAGCCAGGCAAGGGCCGCGTGTCGGTGGAGTTGTTGCAGCCCCGGCGGTATCGCGTGCTGGTCGTACGGGAAGATGCTCAACCCATTCAACCGCAATTTGCTGCCGCTGGACCTATTGCCGCCGTGATTGGCGGTACCAAGCGCGGCGCCGCCTTCTCGCTCCTCCTGGAACCGGGGCGCAACGACCTACTGCAAGCCCTCACCCTGACAGGCGGACCTCCCGGCCTGGAGGCCAAAAACGAGATCATCATCCGTCGTGGCACCTATGATCCGGACCAACCGGCCAAAGGGTTCGTCCGCATCCCTCTGCGTCTGCCCCCCGACCAACCCATTCCCTTTACCGAAGAGGACATCATTCTCAACGATGGCGACACGGTGTACATCGAGGCCCGCGATACCGAGGTTTATTACGTAGCTGGTCTAGCAGGAGCGACCCAAGTCCCCTTACCGCGGGATTACGACCTGCGAGTCATCGAGGCCCTGGCGCAAGTCCGCGCTCCCCTCATCAACGGCAGCTTCAGCCAGAACGCCTTCGTGGCACAGGCCGTCCAAGCAGGTATCGGCAACCCCAATCCCAGCCTGGTCACCGTCATTCGGCGGCTTCCCAACGGACAGCAAATCCGCATCCGCGTGGACTTGAACGAAGCTTATCGCGATAGCCGCGAAAATATCCTCATCCAACCCGGCGACCTCATCGTTCTGCAGGAACGTCCCAGCGAAGCCTTGGTCCGTTACCTCACCCAAACCCTACGCCTGAGTACCACCTGGGAACTGATTCGCAGTCCCCGATTCACCCAAATTGGCGTGTCTAACAACCCCTAG
- a CDS encoding GspE/PulE family protein, translated as MPAPTPPNDKSPAKKPAVPASGTSTRPASTPTAPAASKAAAATPSAPAPPQKASTASKPASAASRPAASARSATAPSARQRFAHIDATTRQLGQKLLDLGLLDEAQLESLYEEMRTTERRLGELALERGLVNEEQLLQATAEVHGLKVLNAEEVKPQPEALKIVQKNMAELYKLVPLSYDNDTLTVAMADPNNLQAMDDLKNLLGIRNVQPVLALPRQIEELLKKAYSEEKEESITSLIAQLEASNIGVDVTGRENSIDLDDALELANSQPVRKLINMVLLMAIRDHASDIHFEPFEDEYKMRYRCDGVLYEMVPPPRHLASAIASRIKVMANLDIAERRLPQDGRIELNVGGNPVDMRVSVLPTMFGESVVIRVLDRTNVGLRLDNLGMPPDLLAQFRAVIRKPNGIILVTGPTGAGKTTTLYSALAELNDIEVKIITTEDPVEYEIDGIVQCPINPDIDLTFANALRAILRQDPDIILVGEIRDLETAQIAIQASLTGHLVFSTLHTNDAPSSITRLRDMGIEPYLITATVEAIQAQRLVRKICTACRTPYQPTREQLMELNLRPEDLRGRPFYYGEGCDKCNNLGFKGRTGLFELMIMNDDLRDMVSRGASTDALRQYTRKMGTLSLRDAGLRALFAGVTTIDEVVRETVLEDEG; from the coding sequence ATGCCTGCACCGACGCCTCCGAATGATAAATCCCCCGCGAAAAAGCCCGCCGTGCCAGCGAGCGGAACCTCAACGCGCCCCGCATCGACCCCGACGGCCCCAGCCGCCAGCAAGGCAGCGGCTGCGACTCCCTCCGCTCCAGCCCCTCCCCAGAAGGCCAGCACGGCCAGCAAGCCGGCCTCAGCGGCAAGCCGACCCGCCGCCTCAGCCCGATCGGCTACTGCTCCTTCGGCACGCCAACGCTTCGCTCATATCGATGCCACCACGCGTCAACTTGGCCAGAAACTCCTGGACCTGGGCCTTCTCGATGAAGCTCAGTTGGAGTCGCTCTACGAGGAGATGCGCACTACCGAGCGCCGCCTCGGCGAGTTGGCCCTGGAACGGGGACTGGTCAACGAGGAACAACTGCTCCAAGCCACGGCCGAAGTCCACGGCCTGAAGGTCCTCAACGCCGAAGAAGTCAAGCCCCAGCCGGAAGCCCTCAAAATCGTCCAGAAAAACATGGCCGAGTTGTATAAACTCGTGCCCCTGAGCTATGACAACGACACCCTTACTGTGGCCATGGCCGACCCCAATAACCTGCAAGCCATGGACGATCTCAAAAACCTCCTCGGCATTCGCAACGTCCAACCCGTCTTAGCTCTCCCCCGTCAAATTGAGGAACTCCTCAAGAAAGCATACTCCGAAGAAAAGGAAGAATCGATCACTTCTCTGATCGCCCAATTGGAAGCCAGCAACATCGGCGTGGATGTCACCGGGCGGGAAAACTCTATCGATTTGGACGACGCTCTGGAACTGGCGAACTCGCAGCCGGTACGCAAGCTGATCAACATGGTCCTGCTCATGGCCATCCGCGACCACGCCTCGGACATCCACTTCGAGCCGTTCGAGGATGAGTACAAGATGCGCTACCGCTGCGACGGCGTTCTCTACGAGATGGTCCCTCCGCCGCGCCATCTCGCCAGCGCTATTGCCAGCCGGATCAAGGTCATGGCCAACCTGGATATTGCCGAGCGGCGCTTGCCCCAAGACGGACGTATCGAGCTGAACGTGGGCGGTAACCCCGTCGATATGCGGGTTTCCGTTCTGCCTACTATGTTCGGGGAAAGCGTGGTCATCCGCGTCCTGGACCGGACCAATGTCGGCCTACGCCTAGACAACCTCGGCATGCCCCCGGACCTACTGGCCCAGTTCCGCGCCGTCATCCGCAAGCCCAACGGTATCATTCTCGTGACTGGCCCCACCGGCGCGGGGAAAACCACCACTCTTTACTCCGCTTTGGCGGAACTCAATGACATCGAAGTCAAAATCATCACCACGGAAGACCCCGTCGAATACGAAATCGATGGCATCGTCCAGTGCCCGATCAATCCGGACATCGATTTGACCTTCGCCAATGCCTTGCGGGCCATTCTGCGACAAGACCCCGATATCATCCTGGTCGGCGAAATCCGGGACCTGGAAACCGCCCAGATCGCCATTCAGGCCTCGCTGACGGGCCACCTCGTGTTCAGCACCCTGCACACCAACGACGCTCCCAGTTCCATCACCCGCCTGCGGGATATGGGGATTGAGCCATACCTGATCACGGCCACCGTCGAGGCCATTCAAGCCCAGCGTCTGGTGCGGAAAATCTGCACCGCCTGCCGCACCCCGTATCAACCGACCCGCGAACAGCTCATGGAATTGAACCTCCGTCCCGAAGACCTGCGCGGCCGCCCCTTCTACTACGGCGAAGGTTGCGATAAGTGCAACAATCTCGGCTTCAAAGGCCGAACCGGTCTGTTCGAGTTGATGATCATGAATGACGACCTGCGGGACATGGTCAGTCGCGGGGCCAGCACCGACGCCCTGCGGCAGTACACCCGCAAAATGGGAACCCTGAGCTTGCGTGATGCGGGTCTGCGTGCCCTCTTCGCTGGCGTCACCACCATCGATGAAGTGGTGCGCGAAACCGTCCTGGAGGACGAAGGCTGA
- a CDS encoding type IV pilus modification PilV family protein, with protein sequence MYLRKGLSLVEVLTAIFIMGLGVISILTLFPLGAMRMGQAFRDERSALAAYNADQFFRSYWKTYVVEATTPDPFFSALDQPALGMPPCLPHEASYPVVVDPMGYLARAGQQNQNWLGDTPTLTRIPRCNLKIVGNNPLAALALCSLRDGVVADDNGNPLPDRELRYNFLWVVQRPTNANRYYANLTVVVFDRRAHMYAPPGSEQVFHGITFAPGQTRLVLLPRNQVEIRSGDWIMDATVYDPTSGITLGRPGMRHAHFYRVSAITETVGGTQLEVQPPLRTPADGNPASYLGTLVLLRGVSGVFIRSPLTGN encoded by the coding sequence ATGTACCTGCGCAAGGGTTTGTCGCTGGTCGAAGTCCTGACGGCGATCTTTATCATGGGTCTGGGGGTGATCTCGATTCTAACCCTCTTCCCCTTGGGAGCCATGCGGATGGGTCAGGCCTTCCGCGATGAGCGGAGCGCCCTGGCTGCCTACAATGCCGACCAGTTTTTCCGATCGTATTGGAAAACCTACGTGGTCGAAGCTACCACCCCTGACCCTTTCTTCTCGGCTCTCGATCAACCCGCCCTTGGCATGCCTCCCTGCTTACCGCATGAGGCAAGTTACCCCGTCGTTGTAGACCCGATGGGTTACTTGGCTCGTGCCGGCCAGCAGAATCAGAATTGGCTCGGCGACACACCAACTCTCACGCGCATCCCGCGGTGCAACTTGAAAATCGTTGGCAATAATCCTCTCGCTGCCTTGGCGCTGTGCAGTTTACGGGACGGAGTCGTGGCCGACGACAACGGCAATCCCCTGCCGGATCGCGAGTTGCGCTACAACTTCCTCTGGGTGGTGCAACGGCCGACCAATGCGAACCGCTATTATGCGAACTTGACTGTCGTGGTCTTCGACCGCCGGGCCCACATGTACGCCCCACCGGGAAGCGAGCAGGTCTTTCATGGAATCACTTTTGCTCCTGGTCAAACACGTCTGGTTCTGCTGCCTCGGAATCAAGTAGAAATCCGCAGCGGCGACTGGATTATGGATGCCACCGTTTACGACCCGACGAGCGGCATCACCCTGGGCCGTCCCGGCATGCGGCACGCCCATTTCTACCGAGTATCGGCGATCACAGAAACAGTCGGGGGAACCCAATTGGAAGTCCAACCGCCCCTGCGAACCCCCGCCGATGGCAACCCTGCATCTTACTTGGGAACACTCGTTCTACTGCGGGGAGTTTCAGGGGTTTTCATCCGGAGTCCTCTAACTGGGAACTGA
- a CDS encoding type II secretion system F family protein produces MPTYKFEALDASGNEIKDSIEAANEEEAQAKVKSRGYFVTKLAVVTTGGKAAKGKKKKTGKSRKTFTIGRVKQKMLVTFTRQFSTLIDAGLPVLRSLRILERQMKPSVLKNALIDIVDDVESGSSLSDAMAKQPKCFSKLYVNMVKAGEAGGALEVILQRLADFLEKAQSLKGKIIGAMVYPAVVIAVAIGILTFIMVAIIPKFKKIFDEFGMTLPWATQKLIAISNWMSEYWWTIPLFPMGLYLLAKLLRLTRWGNYALDRALLWIPIIGELVEKTIVARTMRTLGTLVSSGVPILEALTIVKETSNNAVFERMFQRVFESVREGDTIADPMRESRLVDDMVVNMIEVGEETGDLDTMLYKIADFYDEWVDNLVKSLLSLLEPIMIVFLGFTIGAIVISLFLPLIKLLEGLSKSG; encoded by the coding sequence ATGCCGACCTATAAGTTTGAAGCTCTGGATGCCTCCGGAAACGAAATCAAGGATTCGATTGAGGCCGCCAATGAAGAGGAAGCTCAGGCCAAAGTCAAAAGCCGCGGCTACTTTGTGACCAAATTGGCCGTGGTGACCACCGGCGGCAAAGCGGCCAAAGGAAAGAAGAAAAAGACGGGGAAAAGTCGCAAGACGTTCACCATCGGCCGCGTCAAGCAAAAGATGTTGGTCACCTTCACCCGCCAATTTTCCACTCTCATCGACGCCGGCTTGCCCGTCCTCCGTTCCCTCCGCATCCTGGAACGCCAGATGAAGCCGAGCGTGCTGAAAAACGCCCTTATTGACATCGTCGATGATGTGGAATCCGGCTCCTCCCTCTCCGATGCCATGGCCAAGCAACCGAAGTGCTTCAGCAAGCTCTACGTGAACATGGTCAAGGCGGGCGAGGCGGGTGGCGCCTTGGAAGTCATCCTCCAGCGCCTGGCGGACTTTCTCGAAAAAGCCCAGAGCCTCAAAGGCAAAATCATCGGCGCTATGGTCTATCCGGCCGTGGTCATCGCCGTGGCCATTGGCATCCTCACCTTTATCATGGTGGCCATCATCCCCAAGTTCAAAAAGATCTTCGACGAATTCGGCATGACTCTCCCCTGGGCCACCCAGAAACTCATTGCCATCTCCAACTGGATGTCGGAATACTGGTGGACGATCCCCCTCTTTCCGATGGGATTGTACTTGCTGGCCAAACTCCTCCGCCTGACCCGATGGGGCAACTACGCCTTAGACCGCGCCTTACTCTGGATACCCATCATTGGGGAACTCGTGGAAAAAACCATTGTAGCTAGAACCATGCGCACGTTGGGGACGCTGGTCAGTTCCGGCGTCCCGATTTTGGAAGCCTTGACCATTGTCAAGGAAACCTCGAACAACGCCGTCTTCGAGCGGATGTTCCAGAGAGTTTTTGAATCCGTCCGCGAGGGGGATACAATAGCTGACCCGATGCGGGAATCCCGGCTGGTGGACGACATGGTCGTCAACATGATCGAAGTCGGCGAGGAGACCGGCGATCTGGATACGATGCTCTACAAAATCGCCGACTTCTACGACGAATGGGTGGACAACCTCGTCAAGTCCCTCTTGTCGTTGCTAGAACCGATCATGATCGTCTTCCTGGGGTTCACCATCGGGGCCATCGTAATTTCGCTCTTCCTGCCCTTGATCAAGCTGTTGGAAGGCTTGAGCAAGAGCGGCTGA
- a CDS encoding prepilin-type N-terminal cleavage/methylation domain-containing protein: MSGHKRARLHCVAQESAGAASTLGRRGFTLIELLVVMALIVSVAAVALMVVPAALERDRTVDAVNQIQNMLQIAQARAMRDGRPHGVRLILDSTQPNLLFATSLQYIEVPPLLLPNPDPTLLPSAPYIRFLYSYDNSGAIVNRRCQLVNVPTALLTFSPQQRLLLVLPVLGTWNDIISVTPVGSNVLELGLRHYPDEVLGAAGLPSGTAATDVEIYRTYHFGILRAPQPLLGEPIVRLPSRTCIDLSPGLSIPDASSLPAGTDYDLIFIPSGQLSPYGANRGAGHVFLWVRDPNKPEGSGQMAPGNYGGVTTPAFLDALRRGGEQMIVAIKASSGAIGAAPVYWPDSTSTDLHKFAREAIQNQ; this comes from the coding sequence ATGAGCGGTCACAAGCGAGCGCGATTGCACTGTGTGGCTCAGGAGTCAGCAGGAGCAGCTTCCACCTTGGGGCGGCGGGGGTTCACTCTCATCGAACTGCTGGTGGTCATGGCGCTGATCGTGTCCGTGGCGGCGGTGGCTTTGATGGTCGTCCCTGCGGCTCTGGAACGCGACCGGACCGTCGATGCCGTCAATCAAATTCAAAATATGCTGCAAATTGCCCAGGCCCGAGCCATGCGGGATGGCCGACCTCATGGAGTCCGCCTCATCCTCGATTCCACTCAGCCTAACCTGCTGTTTGCAACTTCGCTGCAATACATCGAAGTGCCCCCCCTCCTGCTCCCCAACCCCGATCCCACCCTCTTACCCAGTGCGCCCTACATTCGGTTTCTCTATTCATACGACAACAGCGGAGCCATTGTTAACCGCCGCTGCCAATTGGTCAATGTGCCGACCGCTTTGTTGACCTTCAGCCCCCAACAGCGATTGCTCCTCGTCCTCCCTGTCTTGGGAACGTGGAATGATATCATTTCTGTCACCCCCGTTGGGAGCAATGTCCTGGAATTGGGTTTGCGTCATTATCCCGATGAAGTTCTGGGAGCAGCGGGTCTTCCTTCGGGAACCGCAGCGACCGACGTGGAAATCTACCGCACCTATCATTTTGGCATTCTCCGGGCACCTCAGCCGCTTCTGGGCGAACCGATCGTCCGGCTCCCCTCGCGCACGTGTATTGATTTGTCGCCAGGGTTATCCATTCCGGATGCTTCGAGCCTGCCCGCAGGTACTGACTATGATCTGATCTTCATACCCAGCGGGCAGTTGTCTCCCTACGGTGCCAATCGGGGAGCAGGCCATGTGTTTCTGTGGGTGCGCGATCCAAACAAACCGGAAGGAAGTGGACAAATGGCTCCCGGCAACTACGGCGGAGTCACGACTCCGGCATTCCTGGACGCCTTGCGGCGAGGGGGAGAGCAAATGATCGTGGCCATCAAGGCCAGCTCGGGCGCTATCGGAGCAGCACCGGTCTACTGGCCGGATAGCACCAGTACCGATCTCCACAAGTTTGCCCGCGAAGCCATCCAGAACCAATAG